A genome region from Bacteroides stercoris ATCC 43183 includes the following:
- a CDS encoding helix-turn-helix domain-containing protein, with protein MEVVTIEKRTFSYVCERFTEFAKRIEGLCSTHTQNVENWLDSQEVCLLLGFSKRTLQYYRSSGRLAYSQIGSKIYYKSSDIERIIADSETQNQSPKQIMPYDKN; from the coding sequence ATGGAAGTAGTAACCATTGAAAAGAGAACCTTTTCGTATGTCTGCGAACGGTTCACTGAGTTTGCCAAACGAATAGAAGGTTTGTGCAGCACTCATACGCAGAATGTCGAAAACTGGCTGGATAGTCAGGAAGTATGCCTGTTGTTAGGTTTTAGTAAACGAACGCTGCAATATTACCGAAGTAGTGGACGACTGGCTTATTCTCAAATCGGTAGCAAGATTTATTATAAGTCTTCCGATATTGAAAGAATTATTGCGGACAGTGAAACACAAAATCAATCACCTAAACAAATCATGCCTTATGATAAGAACTAA
- a CDS encoding DNA catabolism protein, whose amino-acid sequence METYTHFGKQPDVLKHLVLCEVLQIEKPQIYVETNSACAIYAMAHTPEQEYGIYHFLNEANEDDILKNSLYYQLENESMANGNYLGSPALAMKVLNNDIKGHLFFDLEKEALENIETFARHQAVTPPIRTFNCDSVDGVLKILPSLPKATFLHIDPYEIDKRNNNGHTYLDVLTSATKLGMKCLLWYGFMTINDKQVLNKYVSEKLSKAGIKDYTCSELIMNVIKKDTVISNPGILGSGILATNLSQKSNAMIQAYSKKLVAIYKDVRYKEFDGSLYNDIISKKQNIRIKRHL is encoded by the coding sequence ATGGAAACTTACACTCACTTCGGCAAACAACCTGATGTTCTCAAACATCTTGTTCTCTGCGAGGTTCTTCAAATAGAGAAACCGCAGATATATGTAGAAACAAATTCAGCGTGTGCCATCTATGCAATGGCACATACTCCCGAACAAGAATATGGTATTTATCATTTCCTAAACGAAGCGAACGAAGATGACATATTGAAAAATTCCCTTTATTATCAATTGGAGAATGAAAGTATGGCAAATGGAAACTATTTAGGTTCTCCAGCATTAGCCATGAAAGTATTGAATAATGATATTAAGGGGCATTTATTCTTTGATCTGGAAAAGGAGGCATTGGAGAATATCGAAACATTTGCAAGACACCAAGCCGTCACACCACCAATTAGAACCTTTAATTGTGATTCGGTTGATGGCGTATTAAAAATATTGCCATCACTTCCCAAAGCTACGTTTTTACATATCGATCCTTATGAAATAGATAAACGCAATAACAACGGACATACTTATCTTGATGTATTAACCAGTGCCACCAAATTGGGAATGAAGTGTTTGCTGTGGTATGGATTTATGACGATTAACGACAAACAGGTACTCAATAAATATGTATCGGAGAAGTTAAGCAAGGCAGGCATTAAGGATTATACGTGTTCTGAATTGATTATGAACGTCATAAAAAAAGATACAGTAATCAGTAATCCGGGCATATTGGGAAGCGGAATCTTAGCGACCAACTTATCCCAAAAATCTAATGCGATGATTCAGGCTTATAGCAAAAAATTAGTTGCAATCTATAAAGATGTTCGATATAAAGAGTTTGACGGGAGCTTATACAATGACATCATTAGTAAGAAACAGAATATCAGAATCAAAAGACATCTTTAA
- a CDS encoding transposase family protein: MKPAQLLRAILPDVLIDNFDIVNFDKSADRFDIYLDEKKVQLKEDKINPDIISYGFGEYRTIQDYPIRGRATYLHVRKRKWLDKSSNEIFSYDWDLSEFDGTRLNSEFVSFLKEGD, from the coding sequence ATGAAACCCGCACAACTCCTTCGTGCCATCCTTCCGGATGTGCTTATAGACAACTTTGATATTGTCAATTTCGACAAGAGTGCTGACCGTTTTGATATTTATCTTGATGAAAAAAAAGTTCAACTAAAAGAAGATAAGATCAATCCGGATATCATATCCTATGGTTTTGGTGAGTATCGTACAATCCAAGACTATCCTATTCGTGGTCGCGCCACTTATCTCCATGTTCGTAAACGTAAATGGCTTGACAAATCTTCCAATGAAATCTTCAGTTATGACTGGGATTTATCCGAATTTGACGGTACACGGCTCAATTCTGAGTTCGTCTCTTTTTTAAAAGAAGGAGATTGA
- a CDS encoding thymidine kinase, whose translation MVLFSEDHIQETKRRGRIEVICGSMFSGKTEELIRRLKRAKFAKQRVEIYKPAIDTRYSEADVVSHDSNIISSTPIDSSASILLFTSEIDVVGIDEAQFFDEGLIDVCNQLANNGIRVIVAGLDMDFRGNPFGPMPGLCAIADEVSKVHAICVKCGQLASFSHRTVKNDKQVLLGETAEYEPLCRECYLRAIKEDQQTASD comes from the coding sequence ATGGTATTATTTTCGGAAGACCACATACAAGAAACCAAACGTAGAGGAAGAATTGAAGTTATATGCGGATCCATGTTCTCCGGCAAGACAGAGGAACTGATACGCCGTTTGAAACGTGCCAAATTTGCCAAGCAACGTGTAGAAATATATAAGCCGGCAATAGACACGCGTTACTCAGAAGCAGATGTCGTATCGCATGACAGCAACATCATATCCTCTACACCGATAGACTCATCGGCAAGCATACTGCTATTCACCTCCGAAATAGATGTAGTAGGCATCGACGAAGCGCAATTCTTTGACGAAGGTCTGATTGATGTATGCAACCAGCTTGCCAACAATGGTATACGTGTAATAGTAGCCGGATTGGATATGGATTTCCGCGGTAATCCTTTCGGCCCCATGCCGGGGCTGTGCGCCATTGCAGATGAAGTTTCCAAGGTGCATGCCATTTGTGTAAAATGCGGACAGCTTGCTTCATTCTCTCATCGTACTGTAAAAAATGACAAACAAGTTCTGTTGGGTGAAACAGCCGAATACGAACCCTTGTGCCGAGAGTGTTATTTACGGGCGATAAAGGAAGACCAGCAAACAGCAAGCGATTAA
- a CDS encoding helix-turn-helix domain-containing protein, producing MYIDNENFDKWMERLSKKLSEIGQDLKSLINTNNILDENDKILDNQDLAFLLKVSFRTLQRYRASGKLPYFMISHKTYYRAADIRTFIQENADCKTYERFKKENQLDKQSTAKQGE from the coding sequence ATGTATATAGACAATGAAAACTTCGACAAGTGGATGGAACGGCTATCAAAAAAGCTCTCCGAAATTGGGCAAGACCTGAAATCCCTTATCAATACCAACAATATACTGGACGAGAATGATAAGATACTCGATAATCAGGATTTAGCTTTTCTGTTGAAAGTATCTTTCCGAACCCTGCAACGGTATCGGGCAAGTGGCAAACTTCCTTACTTTATGATAAGTCATAAGACCTACTATCGGGCTGCTGACATCCGGACATTTATTCAAGAAAATGCTGATTGTAAGACCTACGAACGGTTCAAAAAAGAAAATCAACTTGATAAGCAAAGCACTGCAAAACAGGGTGAGTAA
- a CDS encoding BfmA/BtgA family mobilization protein translates to MPNSNRKTIFTTISIDKETAALVEKICKRYSLKKSEVVKLAFGYIDKAHINPSEAPESVKSELAKINKRQNDIIRFIHHYEEEQLNPMIRVTNSIALRFDTIGKTLEALILSQLEASQEKHKAVLKKLSEQFCNHADVINNQSKQINALYQIHQRDYKKLLHLIQLYSELSACGVMDSKRKENLKTEIGNPINT, encoded by the coding sequence ATGCCAAACAGCAATCGAAAAACAATATTCACTACCATTTCCATAGACAAGGAAACGGCAGCTTTGGTAGAGAAGATATGCAAACGCTATTCCCTGAAAAAGAGCGAAGTTGTAAAGTTGGCGTTCGGGTATATAGATAAGGCACATATCAACCCATCCGAAGCACCTGAATCCGTTAAATCAGAACTGGCGAAAATAAATAAAAGGCAGAATGATATTATCCGCTTCATTCACCACTATGAGGAAGAACAGCTGAATCCCATGATACGGGTTACAAATTCAATCGCTTTACGTTTCGATACTATCGGCAAAACTTTAGAAGCTCTTATTCTCTCTCAACTGGAAGCTAGTCAGGAGAAACACAAAGCCGTACTCAAAAAGTTAAGTGAACAGTTCTGTAATCATGCTGATGTTATAAATAATCAATCGAAACAAATAAACGCACTCTACCAGATACACCAACGGGATTATAAAAAGTTACTTCACCTGATACAACTCTATTCAGAACTTTCTGCTTGTGGTGTGATGGATAGCAAAAGGAAAGAGAACCTAAAAACTGAAATCGGTAATCCGATAAACACATAG
- a CDS encoding TetR/AcrR family transcriptional regulator: protein MNKVDKKQWFVVGLDILEKDGFARITIDNLCTRLEITKGAFYHHFKNIDGYIEALMKYWLNQNTVQIIEDADKLATAKERMEFIGSVVINRSHKSEQVIRAWSFSNQIVKKYIQQVDDLRIDYSTKLRVQLGMSEEESKNTSVLEYAIFVGIQQLYPDINKKDLEQLYMFYCQKLQINGVR, encoded by the coding sequence ATGAATAAAGTAGATAAAAAACAATGGTTTGTAGTTGGTCTTGATATCTTGGAAAAGGATGGATTCGCAAGAATCACAATAGACAACTTATGTACTCGATTGGAGATTACTAAAGGTGCATTTTATCACCACTTCAAGAACATTGATGGGTACATTGAAGCTCTGATGAAATATTGGTTAAACCAAAATACTGTTCAAATAATTGAAGATGCAGATAAATTAGCAACTGCAAAAGAACGAATGGAATTTATTGGTAGTGTCGTGATTAATAGATCACATAAAAGTGAACAGGTGATACGAGCTTGGAGCTTTTCTAATCAAATTGTAAAAAAGTATATCCAGCAAGTTGATGATTTGCGGATTGACTATTCAACTAAATTGAGAGTACAGTTAGGTATGTCGGAAGAGGAATCTAAAAATACTTCTGTTTTAGAATATGCAATTTTTGTCGGAATTCAGCAGTTATATCCTGATATAAATAAAAAGGATTTGGAACAACTTTATATGTTCTATTGCCAAAAACTTCAAATCAACGGTGTCAGATGA
- a CDS encoding helix-turn-helix domain-containing protein: MELINKDTPQVKEFISSLDSMLNGIESIVKHYKPHLNGERFLSNNEVSKKLNVSLRTLQEWRDTGLIPFIQIKGKIIYRQSDIDKLLQRHYFESWKE; the protein is encoded by the coding sequence ATGGAACTAATAAATAAAGATACCCCGCAAGTTAAAGAGTTTATTTCTTCGCTTGATTCGATGCTGAACGGTATTGAATCTATAGTCAAGCATTACAAGCCCCACCTGAATGGGGAACGCTTTCTTTCTAATAATGAAGTTTCCAAGAAACTGAATGTCAGTTTGCGAACCCTACAAGAGTGGAGAGATACAGGTCTAATCCCCTTTATCCAGATAAAAGGTAAAATCATCTACCGTCAGAGTGATATTGATAAACTGCTCCAAAGGCACTATTTTGAAAGTTGGAAAGAGTAA
- a CDS encoding DUF3876 domain-containing protein has protein sequence MIRTKEDYPSFNLFSIVGTWESVNLNPTVIIYRNDKEYLLSIIYVSETTKQALPATYEIQQDGSRYFIVTASKRLYIDYDSVKDILSISSLGDYLRN, from the coding sequence ATGATAAGAACTAAAGAAGATTACCCGTCCTTCAACCTGTTTTCCATTGTCGGCACATGGGAAAGCGTTAATCTGAATCCTACGGTTATCATCTACCGGAATGATAAAGAGTATCTCTTATCTATTATATATGTATCGGAAACCACAAAACAGGCTTTGCCCGCTACGTATGAGATACAGCAAGATGGTAGCCGGTATTTTATTGTCACTGCATCCAAACGGCTCTATATAGATTATGATTCGGTAAAAGATATACTTAGCATTTCATCGCTGGGTGATTATCTGCGTAACTAG
- a CDS encoding AI-2E family transporter, translating to MERKKITFDSFIRGVILGVIIIGILMLLKRLSSVLLPFFIAWLIAYLVYPLVTFFQYKLKLRNRIVSIFCALLTLLIVGAGAFYLLVPPMIQECGRVQTLLVQYFSHGTYNSNVPTSLSDFLRDNIDVKFITELFNKENLLDALKEAVPRLWSLLSDSVDLLFSVFTIFIILLYVIFILLDYESIAEGWTHLVPMKYRSFVVGILNDVKVGMNRYFRGQAFVALCVGILFSIGFLIIDFPLAIGLGLFIGALNMVPYLQIIGLVPTIILAILKASDTGDNFWIIIASAMAVFIVVQTIQDGFIVPRVMGKITGLNPAIILLSLSIWGSLMGMLGMIIALPLTTLMLSYYQRFIINRENIHKTESADNQAKEINN from the coding sequence ATGGAACGTAAAAAGATTACATTCGACAGTTTTATCCGCGGTGTCATTTTAGGAGTTATCATTATCGGCATATTAATGCTTTTGAAGCGTTTAAGCAGCGTTCTATTACCTTTCTTTATCGCTTGGCTTATTGCCTATCTGGTATATCCTTTGGTCACATTTTTCCAATACAAGCTAAAATTAAGAAATAGGATTGTTTCCATATTCTGCGCATTACTCACACTTCTGATTGTGGGTGCCGGAGCTTTTTATCTGTTAGTGCCCCCTATGATACAAGAATGCGGCAGAGTACAGACTTTATTGGTCCAATACTTTTCGCACGGAACATATAATAGTAATGTGCCCACCTCTCTTTCCGATTTTTTACGAGATAATATCGATGTTAAATTTATAACCGAACTATTCAATAAAGAGAACCTGTTGGATGCGCTCAAAGAAGCAGTTCCCCGCCTATGGTCTTTATTATCGGACTCCGTTGACTTATTATTCAGCGTATTCACCATATTCATTATCTTACTATACGTTATCTTCATTTTATTAGACTACGAAAGCATCGCAGAAGGTTGGACGCATCTCGTGCCTATGAAATACCGTTCTTTCGTGGTAGGCATACTCAATGACGTAAAAGTAGGTATGAACAGATACTTCCGCGGACAGGCATTCGTAGCCTTATGTGTCGGCATTTTATTCAGCATAGGCTTTCTTATCATAGACTTCCCATTAGCCATAGGTCTCGGTTTGTTCATCGGGGCATTGAATATGGTGCCTTATCTTCAAATCATCGGTTTGGTTCCTACTATCATACTAGCAATCCTGAAAGCCTCCGACACAGGCGATAATTTTTGGATAATCATCGCCTCAGCCATGGCAGTATTCATTGTAGTGCAAACTATCCAAGACGGATTCATCGTGCCACGTGTTATGGGGAAAATTACCGGACTAAATCCTGCTATCATTCTATTATCACTTTCCATATGGGGTTCATTAATGGGAATGTTGGGAATGATTATCGCACTACCGCTCACAACGCTGATGCTCTCCTACTATCAACGTTTCATTATCAACAGAGAAAATATTCATAAGACAGAATCAGCTGATAATCAAGCAAAAGAAATAAACAACTAA
- the ubiE gene encoding bifunctional demethylmenaquinone methyltransferase/2-methoxy-6-polyprenyl-1,4-benzoquinol methylase UbiE — translation MKPYNKEESKRIQIRRMFNNIAPYYDRICHILSFNIDRLWRKRLVELVAERKPTNIVDIATGTGDVAISMAKKIPTSQIVGIDLSEEMLKVAQQKIERFSIKPNIRLLCEDAENLSLSSNTFDIITISFGIRNFENIVNGLSECHRILKEGGSLFIMEFSTPKHKVFNVLYRIYSKHILPLIGQVISNDDKAYKYLPESIVEFNREHEFTELLLNNGFDSCISISLSNGIAHIYIGVKSKM, via the coding sequence ATGAAGCCATATAACAAAGAGGAATCAAAAAGGATTCAGATCCGAAGGATGTTTAATAACATTGCTCCTTACTATGATAGGATATGTCACATTCTATCGTTCAATATAGATAGGCTTTGGAGGAAACGTTTAGTGGAACTTGTTGCCGAAAGAAAACCTACTAACATTGTTGATATAGCTACTGGAACGGGTGATGTAGCCATAAGCATGGCGAAAAAAATTCCAACTTCCCAAATAGTTGGAATTGACTTGTCGGAAGAAATGCTGAAAGTTGCACAGCAGAAAATTGAGCGTTTTAGCATTAAACCCAACATAAGACTTTTATGTGAGGACGCTGAAAATTTGTCGCTCTCCAGTAATACTTTTGATATCATTACAATTTCATTTGGAATAAGAAATTTTGAAAATATAGTTAATGGGTTATCGGAATGCCACCGGATTTTGAAAGAGGGTGGAAGTCTATTTATTATGGAGTTTTCGACACCTAAGCATAAAGTATTCAATGTACTATATCGCATTTACTCAAAACATATTCTACCATTAATAGGTCAAGTAATATCAAATGACGACAAGGCATATAAGTATCTTCCCGAATCAATCGTAGAGTTTAATCGAGAGCATGAATTTACCGAATTATTGCTAAATAATGGTTTTGATAGTTGTATATCTATATCATTATCAAATGGTATCGCCCACATTTATATCGGTGTTAAATCTAAAATGTAG
- a CDS encoding DUF2867 domain-containing protein, giving the protein MNEAKIHNSSLINNYLPADYLDSFSKEVVVNKNITPDAFFDMAFNRFPAWIDWLLKLRNKIVKPLGLDTTSRFSDSVCERSANEIIWGMPDKHLNFNVSMWCGEYRDGKQELRITTVVKYNNWFGRLYFFVIRPFHKVIIKSILKNIDKK; this is encoded by the coding sequence ATGAACGAGGCTAAAATACATAACAGCAGTTTAATTAATAATTATCTCCCTGCTGATTATTTGGATTCTTTCTCAAAAGAGGTTGTAGTAAATAAAAACATTACACCTGATGCTTTCTTTGATATGGCATTCAACCGATTTCCTGCATGGATAGATTGGTTGTTAAAGCTGAGAAACAAAATAGTGAAACCTTTAGGATTAGACACTACAAGTCGCTTTTCCGATTCTGTGTGTGAAAGGAGTGCTAATGAAATTATATGGGGAATGCCCGACAAGCATCTGAATTTTAACGTTTCAATGTGGTGTGGAGAATATCGAGATGGCAAACAGGAACTTCGCATTACCACTGTTGTGAAGTACAATAACTGGTTCGGACGATTATATTTCTTTGTTATCAGACCATTTCATAAGGTAATAATAAAATCAATCCTGAAAAATATAGATAAGAAATAA
- a CDS encoding RteC domain-containing protein, which translates to MPDWELTEQRIYQLLKHPYQIDKSVVENMTSAYLEFVEELFAYIGNTKDNKEIIRKLNITYIEFATIKAFEESTPTENNKQKIVFLNKLITLIEKEQDLLYRQMEYPKFFINIESEWKSPICTNSDVIKLIDIMELACGFFYLMDGLLRIDNKALHLIDVTRIFEKMFNVNLGDIYKKEEAVIKRKPIKITEFLDRLKSAIIQKSKDEGYYQP; encoded by the coding sequence ATGCCAGATTGGGAGCTAACAGAACAACGCATCTATCAACTATTGAAACACCCATATCAAATTGATAAATCGGTAGTTGAAAATATGACTTCTGCATACTTAGAGTTTGTGGAAGAGTTGTTCGCTTATATTGGTAACACCAAAGACAATAAAGAAATTATTCGTAAGTTAAACATAACTTATATAGAATTTGCCACAATAAAAGCATTTGAAGAGTCTACACCTACCGAAAACAATAAACAAAAAATAGTTTTTCTAAATAAATTGATAACCCTAATAGAAAAAGAACAAGATTTACTTTACCGTCAAATGGAATATCCCAAATTCTTTATCAACATAGAATCGGAATGGAAATCACCTATCTGTACAAACTCGGACGTGATAAAACTTATTGACATAATGGAGCTGGCTTGTGGATTTTTCTATCTAATGGATGGGCTTCTGCGTATCGACAATAAGGCGTTACACCTGATAGATGTTACACGTATCTTTGAAAAGATGTTCAACGTTAATTTGGGGGATATTTACAAGAAAGAAGAAGCTGTAATCAAACGCAAGCCGATTAAAATAACAGAGTTTTTGGACAGGCTAAAATCTGCCATCATTCAAAAAAGTAAAGACGAGGGTTATTACCAGCCATAA
- a CDS encoding site-specific integrase: MARKSFSVLFFIKKGKLLKNGEAPMCMRITVNGCMVDISIKRSCPVNLWNQAKENSKGKDRMSVELNHYLEITRSHVHQIYRELETSGKVITVDLVRKLFYGVDEDNKTLLQVFKEHNEQSRKLIGKDFVSKTVQRYETTTRYLEEFIKKEYQLSDIALNNLEANFISKFDAFLKIEKGCAQNSAITRLKNLKKIIRIALENDWIKKDPFAYYRFKLEETDPEFLTMDKIKIIITKEFTIKRVEQVRDVFVFCIFTGLAFSDVKDLSPEHLVKDNKGELWIRKNRQKTKIMCNIPVLPMAASILEKYKNVAECTGKLLPVLCNQRMNSYLKEIADVCGIHKNLSTHTARHSYATSICLANGVSMENVAKMLGHADTSVTKHYARVLDQNIFKDMQKVNSCLSELTI; the protein is encoded by the coding sequence ATGGCTCGAAAATCATTTTCTGTATTGTTCTTCATCAAGAAAGGCAAATTATTAAAGAACGGAGAAGCACCTATGTGTATGAGAATCACCGTAAACGGCTGTATGGTAGATATTTCTATCAAAAGAAGCTGTCCCGTAAACCTATGGAATCAGGCAAAAGAAAATTCAAAAGGCAAAGACCGCATGTCGGTGGAACTTAACCACTACTTAGAAATCACCCGTTCCCACGTACACCAAATTTATAGAGAACTGGAAACTTCCGGCAAGGTTATCACTGTTGATCTTGTGAGAAAGTTGTTTTATGGTGTGGATGAAGATAACAAAACGCTATTGCAGGTATTCAAGGAGCATAACGAACAAAGCCGTAAGCTGATCGGCAAAGACTTCGTTAGTAAGACCGTTCAACGGTATGAAACCACTACCCGATATTTAGAGGAATTTATTAAGAAAGAATATCAGCTATCGGATATTGCTCTGAACAACTTGGAAGCCAACTTCATTTCTAAGTTCGATGCTTTCTTGAAGATTGAAAAAGGTTGTGCGCAGAACTCTGCTATCACCCGACTAAAGAACTTGAAGAAGATTATCCGCATTGCTCTGGAAAACGACTGGATAAAGAAAGATCCGTTTGCTTACTACCGCTTCAAACTGGAAGAAACTGATCCTGAGTTCCTGACGATGGACAAGATTAAGATCATTATTACCAAAGAATTCACGATTAAACGAGTAGAACAGGTACGGGACGTTTTTGTTTTTTGCATTTTTACCGGTTTGGCGTTCAGCGATGTGAAAGATTTATCACCCGAACACTTGGTAAAAGACAACAAAGGGGAACTTTGGATAAGGAAGAACCGCCAAAAGACCAAAATTATGTGTAACATTCCTGTGCTACCTATGGCAGCTTCTATACTTGAAAAGTATAAAAATGTGGCAGAATGTACCGGAAAACTTTTACCTGTATTGTGTAATCAACGCATGAACAGTTATTTGAAGGAGATTGCCGATGTGTGCGGAATTCATAAAAATCTTAGCACACATACCGCCCGTCATAGCTATGCTACAAGCATTTGCCTTGCAAATGGCGTAAGTATGGAGAATGTTGCTAAGATGTTAGGTCATGCAGATACAAGCGTAACAAAACACTATGCAAGGGTATTGGATCAAAATATTTTCAAGGATATGCAAAAAGTAAATAGCTGTTTATCAGAATTAACTATATAA
- a CDS encoding Crp/Fnr family transcriptional regulator, whose amino-acid sequence MSKFNANEGVNVTRLEKLFLENGTLKTFRRNDYMVRQNNKTNHIGYVTSGTFRLTRIDTNGNEWIVGYSFENDFVCDYPSLIYRTSATVSIKATTDCEVYLLPLNELNQFWETDMETQRLGRRIAETMFAEIYQRLLRFYCDTPEQRYQALMKRCPDLQERISLKEIALFLGVTPETLSRIRKKQQQK is encoded by the coding sequence ATGAGTAAATTTAATGCGAATGAAGGTGTAAATGTCACAAGGTTAGAAAAACTCTTTCTTGAGAATGGAACACTTAAAACATTTAGGAGAAATGACTATATGGTTCGTCAAAACAATAAGACGAATCATATAGGCTATGTTACATCAGGTACATTTCGCCTTACTCGCATAGACACAAACGGCAACGAATGGATTGTAGGCTACAGTTTTGAGAATGATTTCGTATGTGATTATCCCTCTTTAATTTATAGAACAAGTGCAACAGTTAGCATAAAGGCAACAACTGACTGCGAGGTCTATTTGCTCCCATTAAACGAACTCAACCAATTTTGGGAAACAGATATGGAAACACAACGTTTAGGCAGACGAATTGCCGAAACCATGTTTGCCGAGATATACCAACGATTATTAAGATTCTATTGTGATACTCCCGAACAACGTTATCAGGCATTAATGAAACGATGCCCCGATTTACAAGAACGAATATCCCTAAAAGAAATAGCACTTTTTCTCGGTGTAACTCCTGAAACCCTAAGCAGAATCCGCAAAAAACAACAGCAAAAATAA
- a CDS encoding transposase, which translates to MSISVLAERYGVKGQTLRKQYKEKISDYRNWDQLEHAHDYLLYPENIGEKLSLDETCLSNGDVYTILTNKAAKGRKGALVAIVRGVATDAVSGILRRLPHRKRLSVKTVTTDLSSAMMLTVRKVFPAAKLINDRFHVQQLMSEAVDQLRIRYRWKVLDAENQAIREHRQKKKETKSKAERERIGKWEPERMENGETLSQIVSRSKHIILKHWSKWNEQQKTRAAILFDKFPKLLEGYSLSMKLTDIFNKKSGLDEARLNLARWYNEVEKFDYMEFNKVLDTFSNHSTTIINYFEERLTNASAESFNAKIKAFRSQLRGVADLKFFMFRLARLYA; encoded by the coding sequence GTGAGCATCAGTGTGCTTGCGGAACGTTATGGCGTAAAAGGGCAGACTCTTCGTAAACAATACAAGGAGAAAATCAGTGATTACCGGAACTGGGATCAGCTCGAACATGCGCATGACTATCTCCTTTATCCTGAAAATATTGGAGAAAAGCTTTCTTTGGATGAAACTTGCCTGAGCAATGGAGATGTTTATACGATTCTGACCAATAAAGCAGCTAAAGGTCGTAAGGGTGCTTTAGTTGCAATAGTTCGTGGAGTGGCCACAGATGCGGTAAGCGGAATCTTGCGCAGGCTTCCGCACCGGAAACGGCTGTCTGTCAAGACTGTCACTACAGATTTATCTTCAGCCATGATGCTGACAGTCAGAAAGGTGTTTCCTGCCGCAAAGCTGATCAATGACCGTTTTCATGTACAGCAGCTCATGTCTGAAGCTGTTGACCAGTTAAGAATACGCTATCGGTGGAAAGTACTTGATGCGGAAAATCAGGCTATCAGGGAGCATCGCCAAAAGAAGAAAGAAACAAAGAGTAAGGCGGAAAGGGAAAGAATAGGGAAATGGGAACCTGAAAGAATGGAGAACGGAGAAACCCTGTCACAGATAGTAAGCAGAAGCAAGCACATTATACTGAAACACTGGAGCAAATGGAATGAACAGCAAAAGACCAGGGCTGCCATTCTCTTTGATAAATTCCCCAAGCTTCTGGAAGGATACAGCCTTAGCATGAAACTGACAGACATCTTCAACAAGAAGTCAGGTCTCGATGAAGCAAGGCTAAATCTCGCAAGATGGTACAATGAAGTGGAAAAGTTTGACTATATGGAGTTCAACAAGGTACTTGATACGTTTTCAAACCATAGTACGACCATCATAAATTATTTTGAAGAACGATTGACAAATGCTTCAGCGGAGTCGTTCAATGCTAAAATCAAAGCTTTTCGAAGCCAGTTAAGAGGGGTGGCTGATCTGAAATTCTTCATGTTCAGACTGGCTAGGCTATACGCTTAA